TCAACCAATTGTGACAGTTAGAAGGGGGCCAGGGAACCCTGTCAACAAACAGGAAGCCTCACGAGCAAGAGAGGGGCCCCATTCGGGGGAGCCCGGGCCGCACTCCCACCTCCGGTTTCCATCTACTCACCCATGAAGCCAACGGGATAGGTGGTGTCCGTGCGGACCTTGCTGTCAATCTTGATAAACCGCTGCATGCAGATTTTCTTAACTTCATCTCCGGTCAGGGCATACTTGAGCCGATTGCGGAGGAAGATGATGAGAGGAAGGCACTCTCTCAGCTTGTGGGGGCCTGTGGATGGTCTGGGAGCCTGGGGAGTAAATGTCACATTTGAGCTCCCATGGTGAGCACAGAATGTCTCACAaagtcttctgtttctttttttgaggcaactggggtcaagtgacttgcccagggtcacacagctaggaagtgttaagtgtctgagagcagattcgaactcaggtccttctgagtCCCACAAAGTTTGAATGAAGTATTAAGCTTTCATGGCTTAAAACAGCTCTAAGACTGGGTGTCCCGTGTGTACACCTACAAGTGCTAGACCAGGGTGACCCAAAAGAAAAGTGCTGTTATCCACATTTCCTTGGGTACCCCCCCTAAGGAGCTACAACTGCCCTGGACTCCCAGGTCGCCCATATGCTCCTATGTCTATTACAGAAACTGTCAGTTGAAGGTGACCCAAGATGCCCTGCTGGAAGGTGGAACAAGACAGCAAGGGGGGAGGCGCAGGTGGGAAGATGGAGGCTGGAGCATTTGGGGGCAGGCTCGTCCAAGGAACCCGGATTTGACCCTTTGGACTCACTTTTCGCTTTGCCTTCATGGCTACCCCAAGAACGTTTGACATCAAGAGACAGACGTCCAAGTGCCACGGCCAGGATCACTGCCGACCCTCCCTCCTCCATCTCTGACCTCCTCCGGCAGAGCTGTCACTTAACGGTTTGGGCAGGGCTCCTCCTCGGCCCCCTGACCCGGATCGGGCCGGCCCAGTGCCCGAGGCTTACTCACAAACACGCCGGTCAGCTTGTCCAGCATCCAGTGCTTGGGGGCGGCCACGCGCTTCAGGTGTTTCTTGGGTCCACGAGCCTGCGGACAAACCGCAGCGGGTCAGGAGGCAGGGACCCCGAGACTCCCGCGCTCCGCCCCCGGGGAACCCAAGGCGGGGATATGCGGAAAGTAGTGTGGGCCGGCCCCGTGCCTCCGAGCGGCTTTCACCCTTGGGCCCCGCCGCCCCCTCCCTGCCCGGCCGCTCTGAGGGCCCGCCAGCCCGGGGGATGGAGGACGATTGGAGCTGGGCCGGCCCAAGGTGGAGAAGGGAGACCTACCATCGCGGCGACGAGTCGGGGAAAAGGGCTCGCAGCTTCCGGTGAACCAAGGAAATAGGCGAGGGCTGGGGCACGTTAAGGCCCGCCCCTTCCGGCGAGCGGCAGGGCTGAGCGCACTGCTCTGCCGCCCCCTGCTGTTCGGAGGCCACCAGGCACCTGGCGGCGCCAACTGGGCGGGGCTACGGGACGGTCCGGCCCCAAAGCCCCTCCCTCCTGCCGTCGGGAGGGCAAAGTGCCCGCCTAAGGTGAGGAGAGGGGCGCCGTCAGGGCGAGGCCTGTGAGGCACGGGCGCGGACGGCCGTCTCTGCGAGGCAGGGtcccccctctccccacctccacTCCCATTCGGGCGCTGGCTTCTCTGTCCTAGTCTTGGCCCCAAGGGAGGAAGCCTTAAGGAGGTTAGAGCTGAGGCTGCCTTGGCTTGTGCCCTTCTCTGGGGATGGTCCAGGAGGCCGCGGGATCTGGAGAGCAGACCCGGCCCCTTCCTCCTGGGCTCTTGCAGCATCTATGGCTCCGTagggattcaaactcagggtGCTGCAGGGAGTGGACGTTAATGGGAAGGTAGAGGGCTGGAAGAggcaggaggaggagcaggagctGTGCCCCGGCAGCCGAGCCTCCTTTTGGGGCTCGGGTCGAAGCTTAGCCGGAGCCCCACTTCCCCTTTGGTCTTATAAACAACCCTCTGGCTGGGAGGTTCTAGGGTTTAAGGCTGCACTCAATGGGGGAGGGAACCTTAAGAGATCCCAGAATTCCACATGGAAGGCTGAAAGGGAACTTGGAAGTCCTCAAATCCACCCCCTCATCTAGAGATgccggggaaactgaggctcatagagaGCAAGGACTCAGTCACTGGGTCTCAAAAGCAGAGAgtatctgaggccggatttgcTCTTGGGTCTTGAGACATCCCAGATCAGGTGCTGAATTGTGCTGTGCTGAATCTTCAGGCTGATCCCCAGCCTCTTTCTGGAGCCTTAGCTAAAGCCACAGGGGCCCTATCTGAGCTCGTGCTTTCTGCTGCCAAATGTGTCCcgccccctctcctcccccctccctttttggCCATCCGCATCCCAGGGCCTCGCCTTCTTCTCCCCAGCCCCAATCCAGGGCTCCCCTTCAAGGGCATGAAGACGCTGAAAGAACTGGCTGGCCAGAGCTGACACGGGTAAAATCGTTTATTGATAATGAGCACAGGAGCTTGTCAAAAGGCTAGCTAAGCTGGGGCCCATCTCCATCCCGCTACCCACAGTGGGCACGGCTGCCCCTCTGCCCCCTGGGATGCCCAGGACTTTAGCTGGGGGGCAGGTCGGTGGACAAGTCAAGGTCATCTTGGTCCAGCCAGAGCTCGGGTAGCTCACCAGCTTGGTCCAAGCCCAGCTCCATCACCAGGGACATGAGCAACTCCTCGTCTATGGGGTCAAAATCGAAGAGGTTGTTGAAGGCCTCAATAGAGGCCGTCTCTGACTCCACGGGCTCGTCGCCCTCCATCGGCCACGAGGGCAAGGCCATTTCCTCGTCTTGGGGCTCGGTGCTAGGCACCCCCTGGTACTGACTGTTAAGCTTCTGCAGCTGCATGCTGGCCACCAAGGGGCCCTGTGTGCGCAGGCTGAAGGGGGTTACCGCAGGGGAAGGGGACTCTGCGGGTGGCAGTGGGATCCCTGAAGGGGCCACACGGGTTCCTTCAGGACTTTTGTTCCCATTCATTTCTGTTGGAGAAGTGGAGGTGTCTAGCCGTGTAACTTTTATACTCAGTTTGAACTGTCCACCCTTTTATACTCAGTTTTGGACAGACCAGAGAGAGCTCATCTCTTGGAACCAGAACCctaggagacagagaaaaaaagtcGAGGACACACCTAGTCTATCCTCCCTTCGCTCACATCCTAGCAGGCTCGGGGCTCCATGTCTACACTGAGCCCCATGGTGGCCCTTTTCCGGGGAGAGAACTTCCACTCGGGTCCCACTTTCATCACTTTGGCCACAACGGGAGCAGGCACGGCCCAAGTGACCACCGCCGCTTCATCCGCTCGCCCCATGCGGACTCCCAGAGCTAGCTGTGCTCCCCACTGGGGGACTCACGGTCCACCCCCACCCCACATCTCGCCATCAGCCGCTTCCGCCTGTCTAGGACCGGTCACTAAACACTCGAAGTCTTCCCAGGACGTTCACCGTAGCGATCGTCTTCACCAGATGGTGACCCGAGGAAGAGGCCTTCCTGTTTCAGGGGGAGTAAACGGGCCTCGACATACCTGTTTCATGGAGCCATGTAGCCCAGTGCCCTCATCAGCATGTGGCGGGCCACGGGAGGGGCA
This is a stretch of genomic DNA from Sminthopsis crassicaudata isolate SCR6 chromosome X, ASM4859323v1, whole genome shotgun sequence. It encodes these proteins:
- the CITED1 gene encoding cbp/p300-interacting transactivator 1, giving the protein MNGNKSPEGTRVAPSGIPLPPAESPSPAVTPFSLRTQGPLVASMQLQKLNSQYQGVPSTEPQDEEMALPSWPMEGDEPVESETASIEAFNNLFDFDPIDEELLMSLVMELGLDQAGELPELWLDQDDLDLSTDLPPS